One genomic region from Candidatus Nitrosopumilus koreensis AR1 encodes:
- a CDS encoding Hsp20/alpha crystallin family protein, with product MVAKKPTKKPSVPSPFLTSSWFDIDKSINNLKKEMEKAFSSFPTTMMPRISQTSCDIIDEGKQFRVKMDVPGIKKNEIKLNVTENSLEISGEHKEESEEKKKNFLTKERSQVSYYRTLPLSENIVASKVKAKLSDGVLDITLPKSKPTKTQKKKSVSIQ from the coding sequence ATGGTGGCAAAAAAACCTACCAAAAAACCTTCAGTCCCATCTCCATTTCTAACTTCAAGTTGGTTTGATATTGACAAATCAATTAATAATTTAAAAAAGGAGATGGAAAAAGCATTTTCTTCATTCCCAACAACAATGATGCCAAGAATATCACAAACATCTTGTGATATTATTGATGAAGGGAAACAGTTCCGTGTAAAAATGGATGTTCCGGGAATAAAGAAAAATGAAATAAAACTGAATGTGACTGAAAATTCTCTTGAAATTTCAGGAGAGCATAAGGAAGAATCCGAAGAAAAGAAGAAAAATTTCCTTACAAAAGAACGCAGTCAGGTATCATACTATAGAACTCTGCCTCTTTCTGAAAACATAGTTGCATCTAAGGTAAAGGCAAAACTTAGTGATGGGGTTTTAGATATAACACTACCAAAATCTAAACCTACAAAGACCCAAAAGAAGAAATCAGTCTCAATTCAATAG
- a CDS encoding DUF1059 domain-containing protein produces the protein MTLKLRCEDYGFECQYQIDEEKSVGTIEKLRNHFEEEHGIDYTVEAVTQMIQNRGHSLESIKK, from the coding sequence ATGACTCTCAAACTTAGATGTGAAGATTATGGTTTTGAATGTCAATATCAAATTGATGAAGAAAAATCTGTTGGCACAATTGAGAAATTAAGAAACCATTTTGAAGAAGAGCATGGAATTGATTATACTGTAGAAGCAGTTACACAGATGATCCAAAATCGTGGCCATTCTTTAGAATCAATCAAAAAATAA
- a CDS encoding coiled-coil domain-containing protein, producing MQKIKISYIFGLIAIIVLFGITPSFAVETEQEPQPPEIPEPSPEPKPIPLPEPEPTPQPFPGETESEKIQRLTEENEKLKQQNKNLQDQISSLKNEKLGLQSQISELREKIDNLKEITMEQIRVIMDLVSRLKDVFYEKIISPTINM from the coding sequence GTGCAAAAAATAAAAATCAGTTATATATTTGGCCTGATTGCAATTATCGTCTTATTTGGCATAACCCCTTCGTTTGCAGTTGAAACTGAACAAGAACCACAACCGCCAGAAATTCCTGAACCTTCACCTGAACCTAAACCAATTCCACTACCTGAACCAGAACCAACACCACAACCATTTCCAGGGGAAACCGAATCAGAAAAAATCCAAAGACTGACTGAAGAAAATGAAAAACTAAAACAACAAAACAAGAATCTTCAAGACCAAATATCCAGCCTGAAAAATGAAAAATTAGGATTACAATCTCAGATATCTGAGCTACGTGAAAAGATAGATAATCTAAAGGAAATTACAATGGAGCAAATTCGTGTAATTATGGATTTAGTAAGTAGATTAAAAGATGTATTTTATGAAAAAATAATTTCTCCTACAATTAACATGTAG
- a CDS encoding cation:proton antiporter encodes MNPIVLSILNLIRGQFGEIPLSNFDSNFILERITELQNSIGTLSVQDGVIAPAHVILLAAGVVIFLGVAGEAFFKKTGIPDVAFLMILGVILGPVLGLIQPEAVIQVVPYFAALALIIIMFDGGLNLDIKHVIRTAHFSSTLAILGFILSVTVIAVAAHYALGWLWLESILLGSIVGGSSSAIVFGLVRNVQISEEAKSMLSFESALTDILATIIAFILFEAVLAGHFDIQTLQETLGRAVIVGLVLGFGVGIPWMYVSTKLGNAQHGYMLTLGILFVLFFLANSFGESGALTALVFGLMVGNKSHLAHILKFKLPKIEMDDPTHNQLTFLVRAFFFVFVGLMASFGQIEYMIFGILVTIAVFFGRGIVAKITLTKRFSKLDRAVTNSMIPRGLAAAVLATYPITMGLSNAEAYPQIIFFIILASVIITTIGMGRAKNIPPPESTEGGFVKPPEDSDDGASKDESKKVENLMDESNEGGFVKKVNFQEKFD; translated from the coding sequence ATGAATCCAATAGTTTTGTCTATTTTGAATTTAATTAGAGGCCAGTTTGGTGAAATACCATTATCTAATTTTGATTCAAATTTTATTTTAGAAAGAATTACAGAGTTGCAAAACTCAATTGGAACATTATCTGTTCAAGATGGTGTTATTGCTCCAGCTCATGTAATTTTGCTTGCAGCAGGGGTTGTAATTTTTCTTGGAGTTGCAGGTGAAGCATTTTTTAAAAAAACAGGAATACCAGATGTTGCATTCTTGATGATTCTAGGAGTGATTCTAGGACCAGTACTAGGTTTGATTCAACCAGAAGCTGTAATTCAAGTGGTTCCATATTTTGCAGCACTGGCATTAATAATCATCATGTTTGATGGAGGATTAAATTTAGATATCAAACATGTTATAAGAACAGCACATTTTTCATCCACATTAGCTATTCTTGGTTTTATTTTGTCAGTTACAGTAATTGCAGTTGCAGCACATTATGCATTGGGATGGTTATGGTTAGAAAGTATTTTGTTGGGCTCAATTGTTGGAGGAAGTAGTTCTGCAATTGTTTTTGGATTGGTTAGAAATGTCCAGATTTCAGAAGAAGCAAAATCTATGCTAAGTTTTGAATCAGCTCTAACTGATATTTTAGCTACAATTATTGCATTCATATTATTTGAAGCAGTACTTGCAGGACATTTTGATATTCAGACATTACAAGAAACACTTGGAAGGGCAGTTATAGTAGGTTTAGTTCTGGGATTTGGTGTAGGAATTCCTTGGATGTATGTTTCAACAAAGCTTGGAAATGCTCAACATGGATACATGCTTACATTAGGAATTTTGTTTGTGTTATTCTTCTTAGCAAATTCATTTGGAGAATCAGGTGCATTAACTGCATTAGTATTTGGATTAATGGTTGGAAATAAGAGTCATCTAGCACATATTCTTAAGTTCAAATTACCAAAAATCGAGATGGATGATCCAACTCATAACCAGCTCACATTTTTGGTAAGAGCATTTTTCTTTGTATTTGTTGGATTAATGGCAAGTTTTGGACAAATAGAATATATGATATTTGGAATTTTAGTAACAATTGCAGTTTTCTTTGGAAGAGGAATTGTTGCAAAAATTACACTGACAAAAAGATTTTCCAAGTTGGACAGAGCTGTTACAAATTCTATGATTCCTAGAGGGCTTGCTGCAGCAGTACTCGCTACATATCCAATAACTATGGGGCTCTCAAATGCAGAAGCATATCCACAAATCATATTCTTTATCATTTTGGCATCAGTAATTATTACAACAATTGGAATGGGAAGAGCAAAAAATATTCCTCCTCCAGAATCAACTGAAGGTGGATTTGTAAAACCACCTGAAGATTCTGATGATGGTGCATCTAAAGATGAATCAAAAAAAGTAGAAAATTTAATGGATGAGTCAAACGAAGGTGGATTTGTAAAAAAAGTAAATTTTCAAGAAAAATTTGATTAA
- a CDS encoding transcription initiation factor IIB, with translation MVENYSNDYDVKCKLDACKTYPAITDSERGEIFCGGCGLILVQNLADTSYENNGYTQEDFMKQARTGPSTSLTMFDKGLSTVIGNNKDSSGNALSSKTKYEFNRLRTWDQRSKSRKTATLSKAFTLLHSMKTKLGIPDNVVENAAYIYRKIVSAKLTRGRTMASLISASLYASCRENNIPRTLDDIANAGNVERRILSRDLRTIIKKLGLNLNQYDTSSFISKISNNMNLKEKTKRGAFEILKLCEKEQITAGKHPVAQAAASLYISCIMNGEKISQKKFSVEAGVSDVTIRNRAVLIRKTLKLDE, from the coding sequence GTGGTAGAAAATTATTCAAATGATTATGATGTCAAGTGTAAACTAGACGCTTGCAAAACCTATCCTGCAATAACAGATTCTGAACGAGGAGAAATTTTTTGTGGGGGTTGCGGTCTTATTCTAGTGCAAAACTTAGCTGACACATCATACGAAAACAACGGTTACACTCAGGAAGACTTTATGAAACAAGCACGAACAGGTCCTTCAACATCACTAACGATGTTTGACAAAGGATTATCAACTGTGATTGGAAATAATAAAGATTCTTCTGGAAATGCATTATCAAGTAAAACAAAATATGAATTCAATAGACTCAGAACATGGGATCAAAGAAGTAAATCAAGAAAAACTGCTACTTTGAGCAAGGCCTTTACTTTACTACATTCGATGAAAACAAAATTAGGAATACCAGATAACGTAGTAGAAAATGCTGCATACATTTACAGAAAAATAGTTAGTGCAAAACTAACTAGAGGAAGAACAATGGCATCATTGATTTCAGCCTCGTTATATGCGTCATGTAGAGAAAACAACATCCCAAGAACATTAGATGATATTGCCAATGCCGGTAATGTAGAAAGAAGAATACTTTCCAGAGATTTAAGAACCATAATCAAAAAGCTTGGATTGAATCTTAATCAATACGACACTTCCTCGTTTATCTCAAAAATTTCAAACAATATGAATTTGAAAGAAAAGACAAAACGGGGCGCATTTGAGATACTAAAGCTCTGTGAAAAAGAACAGATCACTGCCGGAAAACATCCAGTGGCACAAGCTGCTGCTTCATTATACATTTCATGTATAATGAACGGGGAAAAAATCAGTCAAAAGAAATTCTCAGTTGAGGCAGGAGTAAGCGATGTTACAATAAGAAACAGAGCTGTTTTGATTAGGAAAACATTAAAGCTTGATGAGTAA
- a CDS encoding fluoride efflux transporter FluC translates to MKGLEFIFLAAGSVLGAFLRYKVTESPLIFNTLPLNVLIVNMVGAFVLGAFIVISEQWNLDGRYSLFAAVGFCGSLTTMSSFALDSSNLIESNHYGTLAVNIIANVGLSIGALIGGKSLMSAIISN, encoded by the coding sequence ATGAAAGGGTTAGAGTTTATTTTTCTTGCAGCGGGTTCTGTTCTTGGAGCATTTCTAAGATACAAAGTAACAGAATCACCTTTGATCTTCAATACATTACCACTAAACGTTTTGATAGTAAATATGGTTGGCGCATTTGTTCTTGGAGCATTTATTGTTATTTCAGAACAATGGAATCTTGATGGAAGATATTCTCTTTTTGCAGCAGTAGGATTTTGTGGTTCTCTTACAACAATGTCTTCATTTGCTCTTGATTCTAGTAATCTGATAGAAAGCAATCATTATGGAACACTTGCAGTCAACATAATTGCCAATGTTGGGTTATCTATTGGAGCATTAATTGGAGGAAAATCCTTAATGAGTGCAATAATATCTAATTAA